One part of the Dyadobacter sp. 676 genome encodes these proteins:
- a CDS encoding outer membrane beta-barrel family protein, producing the protein MPPADSTGRVRRSSMKDDTISLREVRITAERPDVDLQLDKKVYHIGKDILSQSGAAADVLNGIPSITADAAGIIRLRGNSNVAVLINGRRSGLSPANILTQISAGSIERVEVMTSPSARDDAAGSAGTINIILKKNGKDKLGGQARITLGYPNDYNLNANLNYKAGHWDLFTTLGGRYSDYIGFYSTRQIAAGNDASSVHKIQHENRHDDGRLIYFGGDYQINPKNTVTLAYFRNATKDIDGTTLDYAFGAASIDSMLTRLGSSRESRSYNQFESNYTRTFDREGQKLTVDVQYDFWNSDKTWDLTTRKTFPSPAALPAIHTASSGNSRDLVMQSDFVHPFSLQSAFEAGLKMETRSVISDYKAEQYLGDAWTVLDGIDNKLNYNENIGAGYLQYKSQSGKLSYQLGLRYEYTRVRIQDRGGDFGSNKCYGRMFPTVNLSYVLQEGMTMQAGYSRRISRPSLWYLYPFNEVTDLNAQSVGNPALNPSFTHVAELALTRQWEKLTLTPTVYAHFTTAPILQYTFQSDRNVMITIPFNLTSERRYGAELSATYNPLPWLSVNGQLTGYLFRQHGYYRDNDLGFSNHSWNGRLGMRIKLPWKLTFQCRLDAQGPDNNAQSRTRPYYYLASGLSRSLFDSKATLVLDGTNILNTNKQGSRIAIENYQIDRISNFNAARFRLGFTYRFGTGRTSTFRKSKDANRR; encoded by the coding sequence ATGCCGCCTGCCGATTCGACGGGTAGGGTTCGGAGGTCGTCGATGAAGGACGATACAATTTCCCTGCGCGAGGTAAGGATTACTGCCGAGCGGCCAGATGTCGATTTGCAGCTTGATAAAAAGGTTTATCACATTGGCAAAGATATCCTCTCCCAGAGCGGCGCAGCAGCCGATGTACTCAACGGGATTCCCTCTATTACCGCCGACGCAGCCGGGATCATCAGGCTCAGAGGCAACAGTAATGTGGCTGTGTTAATCAATGGAAGACGGTCAGGCCTTTCGCCGGCCAACATACTTACCCAGATTTCGGCTGGCAGTATCGAGAGAGTTGAAGTGATGACGAGCCCATCCGCGCGGGATGATGCTGCCGGGTCAGCCGGGACTATCAATATTATCCTTAAAAAGAATGGCAAGGATAAGCTCGGCGGCCAGGCGCGCATAACCCTCGGGTACCCGAATGATTATAACCTGAACGCCAACCTGAACTATAAAGCCGGCCATTGGGACCTCTTTACCACATTGGGAGGGCGCTATTCGGATTATATCGGGTTTTATTCCACCAGGCAAATTGCAGCGGGCAATGACGCTAGCTCGGTGCATAAAATACAGCATGAAAACCGTCACGACGACGGCAGGCTGATCTATTTCGGTGGAGATTACCAAATCAATCCGAAAAACACCGTTACGCTGGCTTATTTCAGGAATGCAACCAAAGATATTGACGGTACCACACTCGACTACGCTTTCGGCGCGGCTAGTATCGATAGCATGCTCACACGCCTGGGCAGCTCGCGGGAAAGCCGTAGCTACAACCAGTTCGAGTCCAACTACACCCGGACTTTTGACCGGGAAGGCCAGAAACTGACCGTCGATGTGCAATACGATTTCTGGAACAGCGATAAAACCTGGGACTTGACAACCAGAAAAACATTCCCTTCGCCAGCGGCATTGCCCGCCATTCATACAGCTTCATCGGGCAATAGCCGCGACCTGGTGATGCAATCCGACTTTGTTCATCCGTTTTCCCTGCAATCCGCCTTCGAAGCGGGCCTTAAAATGGAAACCCGGTCGGTAATCAGCGATTACAAAGCTGAGCAATACCTTGGCGATGCATGGACAGTGCTGGACGGCATTGACAATAAACTTAACTACAACGAAAACATCGGCGCTGGATACCTGCAATACAAAAGCCAGTCGGGAAAACTAAGTTATCAGCTAGGCCTGCGCTACGAATACACGCGGGTGCGCATCCAGGATAGAGGAGGCGATTTCGGCAGCAATAAGTGCTACGGCCGCATGTTTCCGACTGTTAACCTGAGCTACGTTTTACAGGAAGGAATGACGATGCAGGCCGGTTATTCCAGGCGTATCAGCAGGCCATCGCTATGGTATCTGTACCCGTTCAATGAGGTTACCGACCTGAATGCCCAGTCTGTTGGAAACCCTGCTTTAAACCCTTCCTTCACCCATGTAGCCGAGTTGGCGCTGACCCGACAATGGGAGAAACTGACCTTAACCCCAACGGTGTACGCCCATTTTACAACCGCGCCGATCCTGCAATATACCTTTCAAAGTGACCGCAATGTGATGATTACCATTCCATTTAACCTTACAAGCGAGAGACGTTATGGCGCCGAGCTATCAGCGACTTATAACCCTTTGCCGTGGCTGTCTGTAAACGGCCAGCTAACAGGTTACCTGTTTCGTCAGCACGGCTACTACCGAGATAACGATTTGGGTTTCTCCAACCACTCATGGAATGGACGGCTAGGCATGCGCATTAAATTACCCTGGAAGCTTACTTTTCAATGCCGGCTAGACGCGCAAGGGCCTGACAACAATGCACAAAGCCGCACCAGGCCCTATTACTACCTCGCATCGGGACTGAGCAGGAGTTTGTTTGATAGTAAAGCCACGCTGGTTTTGGACGGAACCAATATTTTGAATACCAATAAACAAGGGAGCCGGATCGCCATCGAAAATTATCAAATCGATCGCATCAGCAATTTCAATGCAGCCCGGTTCCGTCTTGGGTTTACTTACAGGTTTGGAACAGGGAGAACGTCAACTTTCAGGAAAAGTAAGGATGCAAACCGGCGATGA
- a CDS encoding histidine kinase, producing the protein MTRRFYIAGNRLLTHILFWMGYLFVYTGVHAESEDGLWAYFLIELQGLPAAMLVTYVNIYFLFPRYFRPKRYVSYAAGAVALLFVASLLNRILIERFIEPRFFPDTTYYEPIFVWYLLFKVMLWFLAPVLLFTLLIKAVGHWVEQERLHQDTMREKLAAELHLLKAQVHPHFLFNTLNNLYALTIQSAPAAPQVVLKLSELMSYMLYESRSELILLEKEIAHIKNYVALEKLRYGDRLDVSLAASGETEGKMIAPLLLIPFVENAFKHGVSDETDDVWVTIDIKVKDGWLGVKVENSHAGGEGRNGMDAVMGGIGLQNVRRRLALLYPDAHKLTLTKEAEYYTVDLKVRF; encoded by the coding sequence ATGACCCGACGTTTTTACATCGCAGGCAACCGTTTGCTCACGCACATCCTCTTCTGGATGGGATACCTGTTCGTATACACGGGTGTCCACGCGGAAAGCGAAGACGGGCTTTGGGCTTATTTTCTGATCGAACTGCAAGGGTTACCTGCCGCAATGCTGGTTACCTATGTCAATATTTACTTTTTGTTTCCGCGCTATTTCCGACCCAAAAGATATGTCTCTTATGCGGCCGGTGCGGTAGCGTTGCTGTTCGTGGCTTCGCTGCTGAACCGGATACTGATTGAGCGCTTCATCGAGCCGAGGTTTTTTCCGGACACGACCTATTATGAGCCGATTTTTGTATGGTACCTGCTTTTCAAGGTAATGCTATGGTTTCTGGCCCCGGTCCTTTTGTTTACGCTTTTAATCAAGGCCGTCGGGCACTGGGTCGAGCAGGAACGGCTACATCAGGATACGATGCGCGAAAAACTGGCAGCGGAACTGCACCTGCTGAAAGCCCAGGTGCACCCGCATTTTCTTTTTAATACCCTTAATAACCTGTATGCACTCACAATTCAATCCGCCCCTGCCGCACCGCAGGTAGTGCTAAAACTCTCTGAGTTGATGAGTTATATGCTTTATGAATCGCGGTCGGAGCTTATTTTGCTTGAAAAGGAAATCGCGCATATCAAGAATTATGTTGCGCTTGAAAAACTGCGGTACGGCGACCGGCTTGATGTTTCGCTTGCCGCTTCCGGTGAAACGGAAGGTAAAATGATCGCGCCGTTGCTACTGATACCTTTCGTGGAGAATGCGTTTAAACATGGGGTCAGTGATGAAACGGACGATGTTTGGGTAACCATCGACATTAAAGTAAAAGACGGGTGGCTCGGCGTGAAGGTGGAAAACAGTCATGCGGGAGGCGAAGGCCGTAATGGCATGGATGCCGTTATGGGAGGGATCGGGCTTCAAAATGTGAGACGAAGGCTGGCGTTACTTTACCCGGATGCCCATAAGCTAACGTTGACAAAGGAGGCGGAATACTATACAGTAGACCTTAAAGTAAGATTCTGA